From the Chitinophaga lutea genome, one window contains:
- a CDS encoding SusC/RagA family TonB-linked outer membrane protein has product MSQSKFMCWLLGLLCLVLYSTRMYAQEKVALKGTVTDSAGAPLPGASISQIGGEKRNAAADGEGKFQMNVSLGARLKVTMTGFEPQTVTVSGASIRIALRNSATSLRDVVVTGYGTQRKDLVTGSVASMKMDEDRRNFPTTSVANLLAGQMPGVFISTPSGIPGSQPTIRVRTGSTFPGTAQNPLFVIDGFVSSADDFNNLAPNDIDNISVLKDAAAASVYGARAAGGVIVVTTRRGASGQARINYSYNNGFSKRGKNAERTNAIETGEIYNRLNPGSSSMWSQSDFDYFRKINNGWGYDQLKEVYNDPNINMHNLSVNGGSEKVKYFVSGSYVKEDAIMKNLTFNRYNFRANLTADITPRLQAFAGVGLYNNLTYGPPNTAVAGNPNDLYRKQLLWQPEQPVWTDGGNPIDYGWIGNVGAEARGDGGYIKRNFLTPNINLRLQYKVPGIAGLSASAQFSKSYTYNRAKIFEKQYDMWVMKTTGVRQISTKDGDRVAIKRSSQIGKNFLQENYNWMTNYQLNFQVNYDTTFNGVHHVRALAVFEKSQWENGGISTARDNFPVYLTDQWWATSGDRLDSYNGGNTEQANGRRSWVGQLGYDYDGKYIAAFSYRYDGSMQFAYDKRWGFFPSGSVGWVVSKENFMTGVKGIQFLKLRGSVGLTGNDAVGGWQWQQSYQNGSNAFFGNDGRTNAGITYGPIVNTDLTWEKTLSYNAAVDVNFLEHFNATLELYKAKTYDILGQRIASVPPTFSRTLPSSNYGEVNVKGIEFSIGMNRKAGDFSYFVNANFGYGAAKFAIRDENITYPYQKTVGSNLNRVVSRVATGMLRTQADVDAFLVKNPGYKYYGIVPQPGQLTYKDISGPDNKPDGIINDWDLEVLKPNNNPVVTGVNFGGSWKGISIQASFGGYFNQWRMVNNLVDGNVEWNRMWRKWYTDAWTPETPNASLPRRYSANDGTRRVTNDASSFWMKDASFLRLRFVSASYSVPSRLTSKVGIAGMRVYFNGSNLFTISKFGKEYYDPEIGDGFTYPTMKAFNFGAFISL; this is encoded by the coding sequence ATGAGTCAATCAAAATTTATGTGCTGGCTGCTGGGCCTGTTATGCCTGGTATTGTACTCCACGCGTATGTATGCACAAGAGAAGGTCGCCTTGAAAGGGACCGTTACAGATTCTGCAGGCGCCCCGTTGCCGGGCGCGTCCATCAGCCAGATCGGCGGTGAAAAGAGAAATGCCGCGGCAGACGGCGAGGGCAAATTCCAAATGAACGTTTCCCTTGGTGCACGCCTGAAAGTTACCATGACAGGTTTTGAACCGCAAACGGTAACGGTGTCGGGAGCTTCCATCCGCATCGCGCTCAGAAACTCGGCTACCTCGTTGAGAGACGTGGTGGTGACCGGTTACGGCACACAGCGGAAAGACCTCGTGACGGGGTCGGTGGCGTCTATGAAAATGGACGAAGACCGCCGGAATTTTCCAACGACATCCGTAGCCAACCTGCTGGCCGGGCAGATGCCGGGCGTATTCATTTCCACGCCTTCTGGCATCCCTGGTTCGCAGCCTACGATCCGTGTGAGAACGGGGAGTACCTTTCCCGGTACGGCCCAGAATCCGTTGTTTGTAATTGACGGGTTTGTAAGCTCGGCAGACGATTTTAACAACCTCGCGCCGAACGATATCGACAATATTTCCGTATTGAAAGATGCGGCGGCCGCTTCCGTATACGGCGCACGCGCAGCGGGCGGCGTAATTGTGGTGACCACCCGCAGGGGAGCCAGCGGCCAGGCGCGCATCAATTATTCTTATAACAACGGTTTCTCTAAGCGCGGAAAGAATGCGGAGCGTACCAACGCCATCGAAACCGGCGAAATTTATAACCGCCTCAACCCCGGTTCCAGCAGCATGTGGTCTCAATCGGATTTTGACTACTTCCGCAAGATCAACAACGGATGGGGATATGATCAGCTGAAGGAAGTATATAATGATCCGAATATCAACATGCACAACCTCAGCGTCAACGGCGGCAGCGAAAAAGTGAAATATTTCGTGTCCGGTTCCTATGTGAAGGAAGACGCCATCATGAAAAACCTCACCTTCAACCGGTATAACTTCCGCGCGAACCTGACGGCCGACATCACACCCCGCCTGCAGGCTTTTGCGGGGGTGGGATTGTACAACAACCTCACGTATGGTCCTCCCAACACGGCCGTGGCCGGTAACCCGAACGACCTCTACCGCAAACAGCTGCTCTGGCAGCCTGAGCAGCCGGTATGGACGGACGGCGGCAACCCTATCGATTACGGATGGATCGGTAACGTGGGCGCTGAGGCGCGCGGCGATGGCGGTTATATCAAGAGAAATTTTCTTACGCCGAACATTAACCTGCGCCTGCAATACAAGGTGCCGGGCATTGCGGGGCTCTCCGCTTCCGCGCAGTTCTCGAAAAGCTATACCTATAACCGGGCGAAAATCTTCGAGAAACAATATGATATGTGGGTGATGAAGACTACCGGTGTCCGCCAGATCAGCACAAAAGACGGCGACAGGGTAGCGATCAAACGCTCTTCGCAGATCGGAAAGAATTTCCTGCAGGAAAACTATAACTGGATGACGAACTACCAGCTCAACTTCCAGGTGAACTATGATACGACATTCAATGGCGTGCACCACGTCCGTGCGCTGGCGGTGTTTGAAAAATCACAATGGGAAAACGGCGGTATTTCCACCGCGCGTGATAACTTCCCTGTGTACCTTACCGACCAGTGGTGGGCTACCAGCGGCGACAGGCTGGATTCTTATAACGGTGGCAACACCGAACAGGCCAACGGCCGCCGCTCGTGGGTGGGCCAGCTGGGCTACGATTACGACGGCAAATACATCGCTGCCTTCAGCTACCGGTACGACGGTTCGATGCAATTCGCATACGACAAACGCTGGGGTTTCTTCCCTTCCGGCTCTGTGGGCTGGGTGGTATCGAAAGAAAATTTCATGACGGGGGTGAAAGGAATCCAGTTCCTGAAGCTCCGCGGTTCCGTGGGGCTTACCGGTAACGATGCGGTGGGCGGATGGCAGTGGCAGCAGTCTTACCAGAACGGCAGCAACGCCTTTTTCGGCAACGACGGCAGGACCAATGCAGGTATCACGTACGGTCCCATCGTGAACACGGACCTCACCTGGGAAAAAACGCTCAGCTATAATGCGGCTGTGGACGTGAACTTCCTGGAGCATTTCAACGCAACGCTTGAATTGTACAAGGCTAAAACTTACGACATCCTCGGCCAGCGTATCGCTTCCGTGCCGCCCACTTTCAGCCGCACACTGCCCAGCTCCAACTACGGTGAAGTGAATGTGAAGGGGATTGAGTTTTCAATCGGCATGAATCGAAAAGCAGGAGACTTCTCCTATTTCGTGAATGCGAACTTCGGTTACGGTGCGGCGAAATTCGCCATCCGCGACGAAAATATCACCTATCCCTACCAGAAAACCGTGGGGTCCAACCTCAACAGGGTGGTTTCCCGTGTGGCGACCGGCATGCTGCGCACACAGGCGGATGTTGACGCATTCCTGGTTAAAAATCCGGGTTACAAATACTACGGCATAGTACCGCAACCCGGGCAGCTGACTTACAAAGACATCAGCGGCCCCGATAACAAACCTGACGGTATCATCAACGACTGGGACCTGGAGGTGCTGAAACCGAATAATAACCCGGTTGTGACCGGTGTGAACTTCGGTGGTTCCTGGAAAGGTATTTCCATCCAGGCTTCCTTCGGCGGCTACTTCAATCAGTGGAGGATGGTGAACAATCTGGTAGACGGCAACGTGGAATGGAACAGGATGTGGCGGAAATGGTATACAGACGCCTGGACGCCGGAAACGCCCAACGCCTCATTGCCCCGCCGTTATTCCGCTAACGACGGCACCAGAAGGGTGACCAACGACGCAAGCTCATTCTGGATGAAAGACGCCAGCTTCCTGCGCCTGCGTTTCGTGAGTGCGTCTTATTCAGTGCCATCAAGGCTGACCAGCAAGGTGGGTATTGCCGGAATGAGGGTCTACTTTAACGGCTCCAACCTTTTCACGATCAGCAAATTCGGAAAGGAATACTACGACCCGGAAATTGGCGACGGCTTCACTTATCCAACAATGAAAGCTTTCAATTTCGGTGCGTTTATTTCGCTGTAA
- a CDS encoding RagB/SusD family nutrient uptake outer membrane protein yields the protein MKFQHKFLTLLLTGAAVIGGSQSCKKGLDYENKNNLNPETVWQDSAMIKSFLSDIYGRMMPGWPFNGNSSDEGISNVRSMPDYSRGIISVSTTTSSLNYEQIDRINFFLDQLSETPASILSTPTNQQYQGEAKFWRAWAYWGMVNNVGGVPLILHTQKTDDLKALFVPRNKTSECVAQIIKDLDSAIMLLPGVHPNAGVNYGRITRVAAMAFKGKVLLSYASPLFNPGNDAARWQAAYDANKAALDYAVAQGHALHPTFGKIWVQERNKEIIMVNQFQYPNHPNNFNGIRPEPLTKDASNNNQPILSLLLAFPKKDGSPMQFDKTQLTDPAYNAQFLTDFYTNRDDRFYATVFCGGTPYPCPDEVAPIYVKGNSFWNVWRYNAGENKYVNIMNVIHPAMPGNPSITGFFQRKGLDTTVTAGLGGQAQTDWAEIRFAEVLMNYGECANETGRAAEAIQVLKDIRKRAGILAGVGDTYGITAVSKADIREAYIRERQVEFAYENKRFGDLRRWKRYDVLNNQVTRHGLYITLKDGQMVVPADNIMTAAVRAKFMANYIDNLDGDANFKYNLDLNHWFYAIPEGQISQSKGALQQNKEWGGAFDPLQ from the coding sequence ATGAAATTTCAACATAAATTTTTGACGCTGCTCTTAACGGGCGCTGCTGTGATCGGCGGCAGCCAGTCCTGCAAAAAAGGGCTGGATTACGAGAACAAAAACAACCTGAATCCTGAAACCGTATGGCAGGATTCGGCGATGATCAAATCATTCCTGAGCGATATTTACGGGCGTATGATGCCGGGATGGCCTTTCAACGGCAACAGTTCCGATGAGGGCATCAGCAACGTGCGCAGCATGCCCGATTATTCTCGCGGCATCATCTCGGTATCGACCACTACTTCCAGTCTGAACTACGAACAGATCGACCGTATTAATTTTTTCCTTGATCAGCTGTCTGAAACGCCGGCCAGTATACTGTCTACGCCCACTAACCAGCAGTACCAGGGCGAAGCCAAATTCTGGCGTGCCTGGGCTTACTGGGGAATGGTGAACAACGTTGGCGGCGTGCCGCTCATTTTGCACACACAGAAAACAGACGACCTGAAAGCGCTGTTTGTACCGAGAAACAAGACCTCGGAATGTGTGGCGCAGATCATCAAGGACCTCGACAGTGCCATCATGCTCCTGCCGGGCGTACATCCCAATGCGGGCGTGAACTATGGCCGTATTACCCGTGTGGCCGCTATGGCTTTCAAGGGGAAGGTGCTGCTCAGCTACGCCAGCCCGCTTTTCAATCCTGGTAACGACGCCGCCAGGTGGCAGGCCGCTTACGATGCGAACAAAGCGGCGCTGGATTACGCGGTGGCACAGGGGCACGCACTGCATCCCACATTTGGTAAAATCTGGGTGCAGGAAAGGAACAAGGAGATCATCATGGTCAACCAGTTCCAGTATCCCAATCATCCGAACAATTTCAACGGCATCCGTCCGGAGCCGCTGACCAAAGACGCTTCCAACAACAACCAGCCCATTTTATCCCTGTTACTGGCATTCCCGAAAAAAGACGGTTCGCCGATGCAATTCGACAAGACGCAGCTGACCGACCCGGCTTACAACGCCCAGTTCCTCACGGATTTTTATACCAACCGCGACGACCGTTTTTATGCAACGGTGTTCTGCGGCGGTACGCCTTATCCGTGCCCGGATGAAGTGGCGCCCATTTACGTAAAAGGAAACAGCTTCTGGAACGTATGGCGGTACAACGCGGGTGAGAACAAATACGTGAACATCATGAACGTGATCCACCCCGCTATGCCGGGTAACCCCAGCATCACCGGCTTCTTCCAGCGGAAGGGGCTCGATACCACGGTGACGGCGGGCCTTGGCGGACAGGCGCAGACAGACTGGGCTGAAATCCGCTTCGCTGAAGTGCTGATGAACTACGGCGAATGCGCCAACGAAACCGGCCGTGCGGCTGAAGCCATCCAGGTGCTGAAAGACATCCGCAAGCGCGCAGGCATCCTCGCCGGTGTTGGCGACACGTACGGCATCACCGCCGTATCGAAAGCCGACATCCGCGAAGCATACATCCGCGAGCGCCAGGTGGAATTCGCCTATGAAAACAAACGCTTCGGCGACCTCCGCCGCTGGAAACGCTACGATGTGCTCAACAACCAGGTAACACGCCATGGCTTGTACATCACCCTCAAAGACGGGCAGATGGTAGTGCCGGCGGATAACATCATGACCGCTGCAGTGCGGGCGAAGTTCATGGCCAACTACATCGATAACCTCGATGGCGACGCCAACTTTAAATACAACCTGGATTTGAACCACTGGTTCTATGCCATCCCGGAAGGACAGATTTCACAGTCCAAAGGCGCATTGCAGCAGAACAAGGAGTGGGGCGGCGCATTTGACCCGCTGCAATAA
- a CDS encoding LamG-like jellyroll fold domain-containing protein, giving the protein MNYRKGLMNTLLPAAFTVMTGNALGQQAPVVYYNMGRAGAVTYATAPDTLWQAAGTRLPLKRRGQPLFFADAPAEKKLSGEGAVLFQDNAGYVSLGTAGAKGDFVLEVWLQANARQGAADRLPAKTSVVHIGSQAKGYGISREGGEWALRTPGSVAGTPIGKVMPGEWAHIALVSTGKNVSVYLNGKKSLDVPGTTALDSDSLFLGAIGRTPAFSGLLYDARLTKLANGKFNPAKDLHYNQQTVARNKQLADSRQKAIIAAIVANKKVNTVDVLTENAVQQDWLVTKINRPSALSFRQSPDGLTGKLQLSNGLISREFYIGDNLAGVSFRNLANGAQYLRAVKPEARIKLDSTWYDIGGLSGQPEKSYLLESWLKDMVTEPSAFQFTGLELRQPQARYPWQQKYNAAHADWPPKGLQVVMHYEAPGSKPEWKNNFKVSVHYEIYDGIPVLAKWMTIRNGTGKPVLVAETECEVLAVCQDQEKRLHVESDYSFALANADRRGSALMHYKGEPPAYHVGGSTTSWQVDRDYHTWASHNQAEDKFLDFPHHSLLVSKLPMGPADMLAPKDTFTSFTTFEMLHDSDDRERQSLAHRRFYRTLAPQVTESLLTGGITSHDRAELKHFITQMGELGFERLDIMAWPGISHDRLDTGYVALWKEIAAFAKEKGIVMGGYELQVASRGRGKEVDCVDPESGKPGSLFGQSVCIASGWKDTYYPNMWKFYDRTGLMTYNMDGPYHGDVCAATTHAHHSGLEDSQWKQWKTQVEVLHELQRRNMYVPIPDWYFLNGQSSTGMGYREASANLTPQQQLLLGRQYIYDGTWHKTPTMGWLGLQLVGFYTNDPRVGLEPLSQNLHRYETGLFQHLASGCQFTVRGKRLYDTPETKAMVSKWVNWFKLYRDILTADIIHLGRPDGRDIDLMLHVNPSAGNKGMLVAFNPTDRAITKTVRVPLYYTGVKGKAAISNGNEDRMTLALNNDATVEMQLSLPAGGFGWYLIRQAE; this is encoded by the coding sequence ATGAACTACAGAAAAGGATTAATGAACACGCTGCTCCCTGCCGCATTCACTGTAATGACGGGCAACGCCCTCGGCCAGCAGGCCCCCGTGGTGTATTACAACATGGGCAGGGCAGGAGCCGTGACCTATGCAACGGCCCCGGATACTTTGTGGCAGGCAGCCGGCACACGCCTCCCGCTCAAAAGGAGAGGGCAGCCCCTGTTTTTTGCGGACGCACCGGCGGAAAAGAAACTGTCCGGGGAAGGAGCGGTGTTGTTCCAGGATAATGCAGGATACGTTTCATTGGGAACGGCAGGCGCAAAAGGGGACTTTGTGCTGGAAGTATGGCTGCAGGCCAATGCACGGCAGGGCGCGGCCGACCGCCTGCCGGCCAAAACATCCGTCGTGCACATCGGCTCACAGGCGAAAGGCTACGGTATATCAAGAGAGGGCGGCGAATGGGCGCTTCGTACACCCGGAAGCGTTGCAGGCACACCCATAGGCAAAGTGATGCCCGGTGAATGGGCGCACATCGCGCTGGTGAGCACCGGTAAAAACGTGTCCGTTTACCTGAACGGCAAAAAGAGCCTCGACGTGCCCGGCACAACGGCGCTCGATTCAGATTCTCTTTTCCTTGGCGCCATTGGCCGTACGCCGGCTTTCAGCGGTTTGTTGTATGATGCCCGGCTGACGAAGCTGGCAAACGGGAAATTCAATCCTGCCAAAGACCTGCATTATAACCAGCAAACCGTCGCCCGCAACAAACAGCTGGCAGACAGCAGGCAGAAAGCGATCATCGCCGCCATCGTTGCCAATAAAAAAGTCAACACCGTAGATGTACTGACGGAAAATGCCGTGCAGCAGGACTGGCTGGTGACAAAAATCAACCGGCCATCGGCATTGTCGTTCCGCCAATCGCCCGACGGGCTCACCGGTAAGCTGCAACTGTCGAACGGCCTCATCAGCCGCGAGTTTTACATTGGCGACAACCTCGCCGGCGTCAGTTTCAGGAACCTGGCGAATGGCGCGCAATATCTCCGTGCGGTGAAGCCGGAAGCAAGGATCAAGCTGGACAGCACCTGGTACGATATCGGCGGACTTTCCGGTCAGCCGGAAAAATCATACCTGCTGGAAAGCTGGCTGAAAGACATGGTCACCGAACCGTCCGCATTTCAGTTCACCGGGCTGGAGCTCCGGCAGCCGCAGGCGCGTTACCCCTGGCAGCAGAAATACAACGCGGCGCATGCGGACTGGCCGCCGAAAGGTCTGCAGGTGGTGATGCACTATGAAGCACCCGGCAGCAAACCGGAGTGGAAGAACAATTTTAAAGTGTCTGTACACTACGAAATATACGACGGCATTCCCGTGCTCGCAAAATGGATGACCATCCGGAACGGAACAGGGAAGCCCGTGCTGGTGGCGGAAACGGAATGTGAAGTGCTGGCCGTGTGCCAGGACCAGGAAAAACGCCTGCATGTGGAAAGCGATTATTCCTTTGCATTGGCGAATGCGGACCGCCGCGGTAGTGCGCTGATGCATTACAAAGGCGAACCGCCTGCGTACCACGTAGGCGGCTCCACTACTTCCTGGCAGGTAGACAGGGATTATCACACCTGGGCGTCGCATAACCAGGCGGAAGACAAATTCCTCGATTTTCCACATCATTCGCTGTTGGTGAGTAAGCTGCCCATGGGGCCCGCCGATATGCTGGCGCCGAAAGATACCTTCACGTCCTTTACCACCTTCGAAATGCTGCACGACAGCGACGACCGTGAGCGGCAGAGTTTGGCCCACCGCCGGTTCTACCGTACGCTGGCTCCGCAGGTGACCGAATCGCTGCTTACCGGCGGCATCACGTCGCACGACCGCGCCGAGCTGAAACATTTCATCACGCAGATGGGGGAGCTTGGTTTCGAACGGCTCGATATCATGGCATGGCCCGGTATATCGCACGACCGGCTCGATACCGGGTATGTGGCATTGTGGAAAGAGATCGCAGCTTTTGCAAAAGAAAAAGGCATCGTGATGGGAGGCTATGAATTGCAGGTAGCATCACGGGGCAGGGGGAAAGAAGTGGATTGTGTGGACCCGGAAAGCGGCAAACCCGGCAGCCTGTTCGGGCAAAGCGTTTGCATCGCGAGTGGATGGAAGGATACGTATTATCCCAACATGTGGAAGTTTTACGACCGCACAGGCCTGATGACCTACAATATGGACGGACCGTATCACGGCGACGTGTGCGCGGCCACCACGCATGCGCATCACAGCGGCCTGGAAGATTCACAGTGGAAGCAATGGAAAACACAGGTGGAAGTACTGCATGAACTGCAGCGCCGCAATATGTACGTCCCCATACCGGACTGGTATTTCCTCAACGGTCAGTCGTCTACCGGCATGGGCTACCGCGAGGCCAGCGCCAACCTGACGCCGCAACAGCAGCTGCTGTTGGGCCGCCAGTATATCTACGACGGCACCTGGCATAAAACGCCGACGATGGGCTGGCTCGGCTTGCAGCTCGTTGGTTTTTACACCAACGATCCGCGTGTAGGGCTGGAACCATTGTCGCAGAACCTTCACCGCTACGAAACTGGCCTCTTCCAGCACCTTGCCAGCGGCTGCCAGTTTACGGTAAGGGGCAAACGTTTGTACGATACGCCTGAAACCAAAGCGATGGTGTCGAAATGGGTGAACTGGTTCAAACTGTACCGCGACATCCTGACGGCGGACATCATCCATCTCGGCCGTCCGGACGGGCGGGACATCGACCTGATGCTGCATGTCAATCCTTCGGCCGGTAACAAGGGCATGCTCGTTGCCTTCAACCCCACCGACCGCGCCATCACAAAAACAGTGCGGGTGCCCCTGTATTATACCGGCGTTAAAGGGAAAGCAGCCATCTCCAACGGTAATGAAGACCGCATGACGCTCGCGCTGAACAATGACGCCACGGTGGAAATGCAGTTATCGCTCCCCGCGGGCGGGTTTGGCTGGTACCTCATCCGGCAGGCAGAATAA
- a CDS encoding glycosyl hydrolase family 95 catalytic domain-containing protein, whose translation MKFIVCICLSLLAAGAVDVYAQPKPEHNLRFNHLAKRWDEAMPLGNGMMGALIWQKEGKLRLSLDRADLWDERKALDMSKLTFKWVEEQVLKKDYGPVQAVGDHPYNAIPYPTKLPAAAVEFDIRSLGEVASNELDIATALNTVKFTNGTVFNCYIHASQQEGYFSFENLHDTSLAALPRLLAHNYNGGKRENDNSHAGEGLEKLGYAKGTITQNENSTLYHQPIYDGHYYEVMIQWKKYPGNKVIGSWTISNDRPAKLSRLTSTDEPTEWPAHLAWWKNFWAQSAVVLPDKAVEKQYYLELYKLGSAARKGAPAITLQAVWTADNGSLPPWKGDFHNDLNTQLSYWPAYTGNRLAEGATFTDWLWKIRPKNKEYTKSYFGVEGLNVPGVVTLGGDPMGGWIQYSLSPTVVAWCAQHFYWQWKYSMDKRFLKKQAYRYIHEAATYLENITRLKDGVRKLPLSSSPEYNDNRISAWFLEWSNFDLSLAKFLFTAAGEVATAMGKSKEAEHWQAILAQLPAYEVNETGFTVAPGQNLNESHRHMSQYMAIYPLALLDVNKPEDKTIIDNSLKRIEEKGTMAWCGYSFSWMASLYARAYQADSAVKQLQIFASNFCSPNSFHLNGDQKGGQYSSFTYRPFTLEGNFAFAQGVHELLLQSRNGYLQVFPAVPRSWKDVSFENLRAEGAFLVSAAKENGVPSKVTVVAEKKGLLRIRLPFRTWLSKSMPMSAFTISADGIVTVQLKKGQSVVFENGYE comes from the coding sequence ATGAAATTTATTGTCTGTATTTGTTTGTCGCTATTGGCGGCAGGCGCGGTGGATGTATACGCCCAGCCTAAACCCGAACATAACCTTCGTTTTAATCATCTCGCCAAAAGATGGGATGAAGCGATGCCCCTGGGTAACGGCATGATGGGTGCGCTGATCTGGCAAAAAGAAGGAAAGCTCCGCCTTTCGCTCGACAGAGCGGATCTATGGGACGAACGCAAAGCGCTGGACATGTCGAAGCTCACTTTCAAATGGGTGGAAGAGCAGGTGCTGAAAAAAGATTATGGCCCCGTACAGGCCGTGGGCGACCATCCCTATAACGCCATTCCATATCCGACCAAACTCCCGGCAGCTGCCGTAGAGTTTGATATCCGTTCCCTGGGCGAGGTAGCGTCCAATGAACTGGATATCGCCACCGCGCTCAATACCGTCAAATTCACCAACGGGACCGTGTTCAACTGTTATATCCATGCTTCGCAGCAGGAAGGGTATTTCAGTTTTGAAAACCTGCACGATACTTCTTTGGCCGCATTACCCCGACTGCTGGCACATAATTACAACGGCGGGAAACGGGAGAACGATAACAGTCATGCCGGCGAAGGCCTGGAGAAACTCGGCTACGCCAAAGGGACCATCACCCAAAACGAAAATTCCACGCTGTACCATCAGCCTATTTACGACGGGCATTATTACGAAGTGATGATACAGTGGAAAAAATATCCCGGCAACAAGGTGATCGGCAGCTGGACGATCAGCAACGACCGGCCCGCCAAACTGTCGCGTCTCACCAGCACGGACGAACCTACGGAGTGGCCCGCGCATCTCGCCTGGTGGAAAAATTTCTGGGCGCAGTCGGCCGTGGTACTACCCGATAAAGCCGTGGAGAAACAATATTACCTCGAATTGTACAAGCTCGGCAGCGCAGCCCGCAAAGGTGCTCCTGCCATTACTTTGCAGGCGGTATGGACGGCCGACAACGGGAGCCTGCCGCCCTGGAAAGGAGATTTCCACAACGACCTGAACACCCAGCTGAGCTACTGGCCAGCTTATACGGGCAACCGTTTGGCGGAAGGCGCCACGTTCACCGATTGGCTCTGGAAAATACGGCCGAAGAACAAGGAGTATACAAAAAGTTATTTCGGGGTGGAAGGACTGAATGTACCGGGCGTTGTAACGCTTGGCGGCGACCCGATGGGCGGCTGGATCCAGTATTCGCTGTCGCCGACGGTGGTGGCCTGGTGTGCCCAGCACTTTTACTGGCAGTGGAAATATTCGATGGACAAACGTTTCCTGAAAAAGCAGGCTTACCGCTACATCCACGAAGCCGCCACGTACCTCGAGAATATTACCCGGCTGAAAGACGGCGTACGGAAGCTGCCGCTGAGCTCCAGCCCGGAATATAACGACAACCGGATCAGCGCATGGTTCCTGGAATGGAGCAATTTTGACCTGTCGCTCGCAAAATTCCTGTTCACCGCTGCCGGCGAGGTGGCTACGGCCATGGGGAAATCCAAAGAAGCCGAACACTGGCAGGCAATACTGGCGCAGCTGCCGGCATACGAAGTCAATGAAACCGGCTTCACGGTGGCCCCGGGTCAGAACCTCAACGAATCGCACCGGCATATGTCGCAGTACATGGCCATTTATCCGCTGGCCCTGCTCGACGTCAATAAACCCGAAGACAAAACCATCATCGACAATTCGCTGAAACGGATTGAAGAAAAAGGGACGATGGCCTGGTGCGGTTATTCGTTCAGCTGGATGGCGTCGTTGTACGCGCGGGCCTACCAGGCAGACAGTGCGGTGAAGCAGTTGCAGATTTTTGCGTCCAACTTCTGTTCGCCTAACAGTTTCCATCTCAACGGCGATCAGAAAGGCGGGCAATATTCTTCCTTCACCTACCGCCCGTTCACGCTGGAAGGTAATTTCGCCTTTGCGCAGGGCGTGCACGAACTGTTGCTGCAAAGCAGGAACGGGTATTTGCAGGTATTCCCGGCGGTGCCCCGCAGCTGGAAAGACGTTTCGTTCGAAAATTTAAGGGCCGAAGGCGCCTTCCTGGTATCCGCCGCGAAAGAAAACGGGGTGCCTTCAAAAGTGACCGTGGTGGCGGAAAAGAAAGGACTGCTGCGGATACGGTTGCCGTTCAGGACATGGTTGTCCAAATCCATGCCCATGTCGGCCTTTACCATATCGGCAGACGGTATTGTGACCGTGCAGCTCAAAAAAGGACAGTCGGTAGTGTTTGAGAACGGATATGAATAA
- a CDS encoding DMT family transporter → MPSTDNTTGGWINGFIGVLIFSGSLPATRVAVQDFSPVFVTVARAAIAGVLALGLLLIFKEKRPVRSQLFSLIIVAIGVVVGFPLLSALALQYVTSAHSIVFLGMLPLTTAIFGVIRAGERPRPAFWIFSITGSLLVIGFAVAQGLTASPAGDILMLLAVLVCGLGYAEGAKLSKTLGGWQVICWALVLSLPFMAPLTLLLQPASFAGVSTPAWVSLGYVALFSMLIGFIFWYRGLAQGGIAAVGQLQLLQPFFGLALAATLLHEQVSIGMLGVTVGVILCVAGSRKFAK, encoded by the coding sequence ATGCCATCGACGGATAATACCACCGGCGGATGGATAAACGGATTTATCGGCGTACTTATTTTTAGCGGTTCCCTGCCTGCCACAAGGGTAGCCGTGCAGGATTTCAGCCCGGTGTTCGTCACCGTGGCCCGTGCCGCCATTGCAGGCGTACTGGCGCTGGGTTTGCTGCTGATATTTAAAGAGAAGCGCCCGGTGCGGTCGCAGCTCTTTTCATTGATCATCGTTGCCATAGGCGTGGTGGTGGGATTTCCCCTGCTTTCCGCTTTGGCTTTGCAATATGTAACATCGGCCCACTCCATCGTTTTCCTTGGTATGCTGCCGCTGACGACCGCTATTTTCGGCGTCATCCGGGCAGGTGAACGCCCCCGCCCGGCGTTCTGGATTTTTTCGATCACGGGTAGTTTGCTGGTAATCGGTTTTGCCGTTGCGCAAGGCCTTACGGCGTCACCGGCGGGCGACATCCTTATGCTGCTGGCCGTGCTGGTATGCGGCCTCGGTTATGCCGAAGGGGCCAAACTGTCTAAAACGCTTGGCGGCTGGCAGGTCATCTGCTGGGCGCTGGTATTGTCCCTGCCGTTCATGGCGCCTTTAACACTTCTCCTGCAGCCCGCATCTTTCGCCGGGGTCAGCACCCCCGCCTGGGTCAGCCTGGGATATGTGGCCCTTTTCAGTATGCTGATCGGATTTATCTTCTGGTACCGCGGCCTCGCCCAGGGAGGCATCGCCGCCGTCGGACAACTGCAGTTACTGCAGCCGTTTTTCGGGCTGGCCCTCGCCGCCACGCTGCTGCACGAACAGGTCAGCATCGGCATGCTGGGCGTCACGGTCGGCGTTATTCTCTGTGTGGCTGGTTCGCGAAAATTCGCGAAGTAG